One Maribacter dokdonensis DSW-8 genomic region harbors:
- the rpsF gene encoding 30S ribosomal protein S6, with protein sequence MNHYETVFILNPVLSDVQIEETVKKFEDFLINNGAKMVAKENWGLKKLAYPIQNKKSGFYHLFEFTSDGEVVSPYEQEFRRDERVMRFLTVKLDKHAIAWAEKRRTRNKTAKA encoded by the coding sequence ATGAACCATTACGAAACTGTTTTCATTTTGAATCCCGTTCTATCTGATGTTCAGATAGAGGAAACAGTTAAGAAATTTGAAGATTTCTTAATTAACAATGGCGCCAAAATGGTAGCTAAAGAGAATTGGGGGCTAAAGAAATTAGCTTATCCTATTCAAAACAAAAAGAGTGGCTTTTACCACTTGTTTGAATTCACTAGCGATGGTGAGGTAGTATCACCTTACGAGCAGGAATTTAGAAGAGATGAACGTGTTATGCGTTTCTTGACCGTTAAATTGGACAAGCACGCAATTGCATGGGCAGAAAAAAGAAGAACAAGAAACAAAACCGCTAAAGCTTAA
- the rplI gene encoding 50S ribosomal protein L9 encodes MELILKEDVQNLGFKDDVVNVKNGYGRNFLIPQGLATMATVSAKKVLAENLKQRAHKEKKVIDAAKKTEEALKALELKITAKTGAADKLFGSVTNGDLAGALEKEGHAIDKKYISIQGGAVKRTGPYNAQIRLHREVIVDFGFEVVAEQK; translated from the coding sequence ATGGAGCTTATATTAAAAGAAGACGTACAAAATTTAGGTTTTAAAGACGACGTAGTAAATGTTAAGAACGGTTACGGAAGAAATTTCCTTATACCACAAGGCTTAGCTACTATGGCTACGGTTTCAGCTAAAAAAGTTTTAGCTGAAAATTTAAAACAAAGAGCACATAAGGAGAAAAAAGTAATTGATGCAGCTAAGAAAACTGAAGAGGCATTAAAAGCTTTAGAATTAAAAATTACCGCTAAAACAGGTGCTGCCGACAAATTGTTCGGTTCCGTTACAAATGGTGATTTAGCTGGTGCTCTTGAAAAAGAAGGTCACGCAATTGACAAGAAATATATTAGCATACAAGGTGGTGCCGTTAAAAGAACCGGTCCTTATAATGCTCAAATCAGATTACACCGCGAGGTAATTGTTGATTTTGGTTTCGAAGTTGTTGCCGAGCAGAAATAA
- a CDS encoding TonB-dependent receptor — protein sequence MKNNLFFQLLLLLFVSATYGQVTTSNIRGLVMDDQDQPLFGANIVAIHTPTGTKYGSISNEDGRFNLLNLRVGGPYTVEISYVGFKPYLLTDVNLSLGQTFNVDVKLASESQALDEVTVVSDRSGTFSSDRTGAETSVGRRELTRLPTISRSAADFTRLEPTASGNSFGGRNDQFNNFSLDGAIFNNPFGLDAATPGGQTDSQPISLDAIEQIQVSTAPYDVTQSGFTGASVNAVTKSGSNEFHGTVYGFFRNEDMTGGKIKGDDIVKPKLDQSQYGVSIGGPVVKNKLFFFANFERDERTDLGTNGWVPNTGSGAINESRVLESDLIAVRDQLLAVGYDPGAYEGFTHDAESTKGLFKLDWNINDNNRLAVIYNFLNASKQKPAHPTAIQFRGPNANTLQFQNSGYEQNNELKSVQVELNSSLSETASNKLQVGYTHFNDYRNPFSSPAPSINIAKDGSNYIIAGHEPFSAHNRLDQKVFQITNNLNFYKGDHTYTVGFSLEKFMFDNSFNLTAYGFSKFGSVDIADFDATTYDFAGPQATFNANNAVPDGEGWALAETNVGQLAFYVQDEWNVNEKFKLTYGVRFDKPLFFDSAQKAQDVIDRGFVIADQPYENPNTGETVFIDNTQMPTNDWLISPRVGFNYDVNGDKSLQLRGGSGLFTGRFPFVWLGNQIANPDVFFLQAVDPDYKFPQVWRTNLGVDKRLDDGMVLTADLSYTKDINGPHVQNWALTSPSGNLSGVDTRATYTADDLLNSFGLGAGPYVFTNSNKGRIWNASLKAQKNFNNGLYTMLAYSYLDAKDVNSIEAEITSDAFAGNPIINDANADILAPSKYGDKHRFIGVASKNWEYGNGKWASTLSTFFEYAQGGRFNYTYGGDINGDGSGINDLIYVPTSAEIGQMQFSGAGQGAAFDAYIAQDDYLSDRRGQYAERYGALAPWRGRWDVKFLQDYKITVSEGKTNTIQFSVDVLNIGNLISSDWGLVQQPNNVQPVGVTVDPDTNVPTYTFNPELTETFGYDASLLSRWQAQVGLRYIF from the coding sequence ATGAAAAACAACTTGTTTTTTCAATTGTTGTTGTTGCTTTTTGTAAGCGCAACTTACGGTCAGGTTACCACCTCTAACATTAGAGGTTTGGTAATGGATGACCAAGATCAACCACTATTTGGAGCAAATATTGTAGCTATACATACCCCTACAGGTACTAAGTATGGTTCTATTTCTAACGAAGATGGTAGATTTAACCTACTTAACCTTCGTGTTGGTGGTCCTTACACGGTAGAAATCTCTTATGTAGGATTTAAACCTTATTTACTTACAGATGTTAATTTATCATTAGGCCAAACATTTAACGTTGATGTTAAATTGGCAAGTGAAAGTCAAGCATTGGACGAGGTCACGGTAGTATCTGATCGTTCTGGTACTTTTAGTAGTGATAGAACTGGTGCAGAAACTAGTGTGGGTAGAAGAGAGTTGACGCGTTTACCTACAATTTCACGTTCTGCTGCAGATTTTACACGTTTAGAGCCAACAGCAAGCGGAAATTCGTTTGGTGGTAGAAATGACCAATTCAATAATTTTTCTCTAGATGGAGCAATTTTCAATAACCCATTTGGGTTAGATGCAGCTACACCAGGAGGTCAGACAGATTCTCAACCAATTTCATTGGATGCTATTGAACAAATTCAAGTATCAACAGCACCTTATGATGTAACTCAGTCCGGTTTTACGGGGGCTTCAGTTAATGCCGTAACCAAGAGTGGATCTAACGAATTTCACGGTACGGTTTACGGTTTTTTCAGAAATGAAGATATGACCGGGGGAAAAATCAAAGGTGATGACATTGTAAAACCAAAATTAGACCAAAGTCAATACGGTGTGAGTATTGGTGGTCCGGTAGTGAAGAACAAACTATTCTTTTTCGCTAATTTCGAAAGAGATGAGAGAACAGATTTAGGAACTAATGGCTGGGTACCAAACACAGGTTCGGGAGCTATCAATGAATCTAGAGTATTGGAAAGTGATTTAATAGCTGTTAGGGATCAATTACTGGCAGTAGGATACGATCCAGGTGCTTATGAAGGTTTTACCCATGATGCAGAATCTACAAAAGGTCTTTTTAAATTGGACTGGAACATAAACGATAATAATCGTTTAGCGGTGATTTATAACTTTTTGAATGCATCCAAGCAAAAACCGGCACACCCTACGGCAATACAGTTTAGAGGTCCTAATGCAAATACGCTACAGTTTCAAAATTCTGGTTATGAGCAAAATAACGAGCTTAAATCTGTTCAGGTGGAATTGAATTCATCATTATCTGAGACAGCATCTAACAAGCTTCAAGTGGGGTATACTCATTTTAATGATTATAGAAATCCATTTTCGTCTCCTGCTCCATCAATCAATATTGCTAAAGATGGGTCTAATTACATTATTGCAGGTCATGAACCATTTTCTGCTCACAATAGATTGGATCAAAAGGTATTTCAAATTACGAACAACCTGAATTTTTATAAAGGAGATCATACGTATACGGTAGGGTTTTCTCTTGAGAAATTCATGTTCGATAATTCATTTAACCTTACGGCGTATGGTTTTTCAAAATTTGGAAGCGTAGATATAGCTGATTTCGATGCAACTACGTATGACTTTGCAGGACCGCAAGCAACATTTAATGCCAATAACGCTGTACCAGATGGCGAAGGTTGGGCATTGGCAGAAACAAATGTAGGTCAATTGGCTTTTTATGTACAAGATGAATGGAACGTAAACGAGAAATTTAAATTAACCTATGGTGTACGTTTTGATAAGCCTTTGTTTTTTGATTCCGCACAGAAAGCACAAGATGTTATTGATAGAGGTTTTGTAATTGCTGATCAACCTTATGAAAACCCTAATACAGGCGAAACGGTTTTTATTGATAATACACAAATGCCAACTAATGATTGGCTAATTTCCCCAAGAGTAGGTTTTAACTATGATGTAAATGGGGATAAGTCGCTACAGCTTCGTGGTGGATCAGGTTTGTTTACAGGACGTTTTCCATTTGTATGGTTAGGAAATCAAATTGCTAATCCAGATGTATTTTTCTTGCAGGCAGTTGATCCAGATTACAAATTTCCACAAGTATGGAGAACTAATTTAGGTGTTGATAAGCGTTTAGATGATGGTATGGTGCTTACTGCAGACCTTTCTTATACAAAAGATATCAATGGTCCACACGTTCAAAACTGGGCATTGACATCACCATCTGGTAATTTATCAGGTGTAGATACAAGAGCAACCTATACTGCTGATGATTTATTGAACAGCTTTGGTTTAGGTGCTGGTCCATATGTATTTACCAACTCAAATAAAGGAAGAATTTGGAATGCATCTTTGAAGGCCCAGAAAAACTTTAATAATGGTCTGTATACAATGTTGGCTTATAGTTATTTAGATGCCAAGGATGTAAACTCCATTGAAGCAGAAATTACTTCAGATGCTTTTGCAGGTAACCCAATTATTAATGACGCCAACGCAGATATATTAGCACCATCAAAATATGGTGATAAACATAGGTTTATTGGTGTAGCTAGCAAAAACTGGGAGTATGGTAATGGTAAATGGGCATCTACACTTTCCACATTCTTTGAATATGCACAAGGTGGTAGGTTCAATTATACGTACGGCGGTGATATCAATGGTGATGGATCTGGTATTAATGACCTTATTTATGTTCCAACCTCAGCTGAAATTGGTCAAATGCAATTTTCCGGTGCAGGTCAAGGAGCTGCTTTTGATGCCTATATTGCACAAGATGATTACTTAAGTGACCGTAGAGGTCAGTATGCAGAGCGTTACGGAGCTTTAGCACCATGGAGAGGAAGATGGGATGTAAAATTCTTGCAAGATTACAAAATCACTGTATCCGAAGGAAAAACCAATACTATACAATTTAGTGTAGATGTATTGAACATAGGTAATTTGATCAGTTCTGATTGGGGCTTGGTACAACAGCCAAATAATGTTCAACCTGTTGGTGTAACTGTTGATCCGGATACTAATGTGCCTACCTACACATTTAATCCTGAATTGACAGAGACATTTGGGTACGATGCAAGTCTGTTGTCTAGATGGCAAGCACAAGTAGGATTGAGATAT
- the rpsR gene encoding 30S ribosomal protein S18, with translation MATLQQQAKGKKDGEIRYLTPLNIETNTKKKYCRFKKSGIKYVDYKDADFLLKLVNEQGKLLPRRLTGTSLKYQRKVAQAVKRARHLALMPYVADLLK, from the coding sequence ATGGCAACATTACAACAACAGGCAAAAGGAAAGAAAGATGGAGAGATCAGGTATCTAACTCCATTGAACATTGAGACCAACACTAAGAAAAAGTATTGTCGTTTTAAAAAATCTGGTATTAAATACGTAGATTATAAAGATGCTGATTTTTTATTGAAGTTGGTAAACGAGCAAGGTAAATTGTTACCTAGAAGACTTACAGGAACTTCATTGAAGTATCAAAGAAAAGTGGCACAAGCCGTAAAAAGAGCTCGTCATTTGGCTTTAATGCCATATGTTGCTGATTTATTAAAATAA
- a CDS encoding LytR/AlgR family response regulator transcription factor, whose product MKLRSIIVDDSSMQRMAVAKLVNNHPNLTMVAEYSNAIEAKNGIKNHEIDLIFLDVEMPIITGFDLLESLENSPQVILITGKPDYALKAFDYDVTDYLHKPITMARFDASVKRAVANYEQMHRVNEDEEHIFVKSNLKKRKVILNDIKWIEALGDYIKLVTDEANIVILSTMKSFEKQLPEDKFLRIHKSYIINLEKVEKFNSKNVEVSGRSIPLSRNKKTELAEALSNV is encoded by the coding sequence ATGAAGTTAAGAAGTATCATCGTTGACGACTCATCTATGCAAAGGATGGCCGTTGCCAAGTTGGTAAACAATCATCCAAATTTAACTATGGTAGCTGAATATAGTAATGCTATCGAAGCTAAAAATGGAATCAAGAACCATGAGATAGATCTTATATTCCTTGATGTTGAAATGCCAATTATTACAGGATTCGACCTACTCGAGTCACTAGAAAACAGTCCTCAGGTAATTTTAATTACCGGTAAACCTGATTATGCCCTTAAAGCATTTGATTATGATGTAACGGATTATTTACATAAACCGATTACCATGGCACGTTTTGATGCCTCTGTAAAAAGAGCCGTTGCCAATTACGAACAAATGCATAGAGTCAATGAAGACGAAGAGCATATTTTTGTAAAAAGTAACCTCAAGAAAAGAAAGGTCATTTTAAATGATATTAAGTGGATCGAAGCTCTTGGTGACTATATTAAGTTGGTAACAGACGAAGCTAATATTGTAATCTTATCAACAATGAAGTCTTTTGAAAAGCAATTGCCAGAAGATAAGTTTTTAAGAATTCACAAATCATATATCATTAACCTAGAAAAGGTTGAAAAATTCAACAGTAAAAATGTTGAAGTTAGCGGTAGATCAATTCCGTTAAGTAGAAATAAGAAAACAGAACTTGCCGAAGCGCTTAGTAACGTATAA